The nucleotide sequence GCAAGCACAAATGCCTCCTGCCTTTATTGCTAACACACAATGGACAGAAAGACTAAAACAAGTAGCCGAACGATACAGCCATACACTTCACTACGGACAAGTAGTAAGTGGAGACTCTTTCATTTCCTCGCCCACCCGACTACAAGAAATTGCTAATACCTTCCCTAAAGCAAAAGCCGTAGAAATGGAAGCAGCAGCTATTGCTCAAACCTGCTATTTATTAAACATTCCATTTGTAATGCTTCGCGCTATTTCTGATAAGGCAGGCGAAGGGAATGCGGTATCATATGAGACTTTTGTAGTAGAGGCAGGCAAACTGTCTGCAACTATTATAAAAGCATTCTTAGCCTCTATCTCTGAAAGATAGGGAAAGTACACATATAACAAATAAGGGATTGAATTATGTAATTCAATCCCTTATTTTTTTATACTTACAGAAATATTCCTATTTTAAAAACTGACGTACTTCTTCTTTTAAATGGCTTAGTGCATTAGCCGAAGGAGTGGCTTTCTCTACAAACTCTTTAAATATAGCTTCTACCATAGCTTGTGAGTCTTTTACTTCTTCGGTTAGGGCTACTTTACGAATCATTTGGATAGTAGCCATTTTAGCAGTACGAATAATATTCCATAGCTTTTCACTGAGGTATATTTGTTGTGCTAAGTTATGTTCAAATTCTTCATCAATAGAGTTTACAAGCAATGTTTCATACTCTTTCTTAGAAAAGTTATGAGGAGGAATGCGCAAAAATAGCTGTTGAGGAGACATTCGCTCTAAGAAAAGTGTCATTCGCTCGTATGCTTGCAAGCGGATAGGCATTGTGTACTTTTGGTTTTCTTTATGAAGAAGAAATAATCGCTTTTTATCTTCATTTTCAATATGTATTCTAAAAAAATAAAAGGCTACCGCTCCTACAATAAGAGCCGGAACGCAATACATAATAAAGGTAATAATCTGGTCAGACATAAATAATTAAGATTCTTTTGATAATAATATTTTTTCTAAGTTTGGACTGAAAATATCTTCAAAAGCGGATATAATACGTCCGTTTTTATCTATAATTACTGATTTGTTGATATTATTGATTAAAAACTTTTGCGACAAATCTATGAAATTGATAGAGTGATATTGGTCAGTCCAATCGGTATTTGAGATTTGTTTGCGCCATTGAGTTTTATCCTGCCCTATATCAATGCCTACAAACTTTACATTGGGAAATAGCTTCTTTAACTGGCTCACTCTTCCGAAGATAAGTTTAGAAAGCTCTTTCTGATTGACCGACCAAAAGTAATAAATAGTTACCTCCGGCTGTTGTATTTCCGAAAACTTAGTAGGTTCACCGTTTGCATTAATCAAATCAAAATCGGGAGGAATTCTTCCCGCTTGTAGTGCTATTACGTTTCTAAATACCTTATCTAATTCGGCTTTATACTTGTTATCTTTGTTATACTTAGCAAATTTATCGAAGTAATCTTTATACTCGGTGTGTTCTTGGATATTAAAAATATAAGCATAAGCTGCATTTCGGTATAGGTTATCTCTCAAACTTCCCTTGGTAAAAAGACTATCGATGATTTTAATCTTTTGCAAATGGAAACCTAATTCTCTACTTACATCTACCAAAGTGTGAGTATCATAGGTGTATTGAGTAAAAGCCAGATTATTGA is from Capnocytophaga ochracea DSM 7271 and encodes:
- a CDS encoding 5'-methylthioadenosine/adenosylhomocysteine nucleosidase gives rise to the protein MKIGIIGAMELEIDSLRASIQSCKETKIGRFVFYEGSLNGIEVVLLLSGIGKVSASVATTLLIERYNPSLIINTGTAGGLGDTSVHDIILANEVRHHDVDVTAFGYEIGQQAQMPPAFIANTQWTERLKQVAERYSHTLHYGQVVSGDSFISSPTRLQEIANTFPKAKAVEMEAAAIAQTCYLLNIPFVMLRAISDKAGEGNAVSYETFVVEAGKLSATIIKAFLASISER
- a CDS encoding DUF7935 family protein, which gives rise to MSDQIITFIMYCVPALIVGAVAFYFFRIHIENEDKKRLFLLHKENQKYTMPIRLQAYERMTLFLERMSPQQLFLRIPPHNFSKKEYETLLVNSIDEEFEHNLAQQIYLSEKLWNIIRTAKMATIQMIRKVALTEEVKDSQAMVEAIFKEFVEKATPSANALSHLKEEVRQFLK